In one window of Spartinivicinus marinus DNA:
- a CDS encoding DUF423 domain-containing protein: MAKLILLSTGISGALAVMLGAFGAHGLKSRLAENLLTVYQTGIQYHFYHTLALGFVALALYRWPGSTLLSVAGWSFIIGILLFSGSLYLLAVTGIKWLGAVTPIGGVAFIIGWACISWFAARNV, encoded by the coding sequence ATGGCCAAGTTAATATTACTATCTACAGGAATCAGTGGAGCACTGGCAGTTATGCTAGGAGCATTTGGGGCTCATGGGCTGAAGTCAAGGCTGGCTGAGAACCTACTCACTGTGTATCAAACAGGCATACAATATCACTTTTATCATACATTGGCCTTGGGGTTTGTTGCTCTGGCGCTATACCGTTGGCCAGGAAGTACCTTGCTAAGTGTTGCTGGCTGGAGCTTTATAATAGGTATACTGTTGTTTAGTGGAAGTCTTTATTTACTAGCTGTAACAGGTATTAAATGGTTAGGAGCTGTCACTCCTATTGGTGGTGTAGCATTTATTATAGGCTGGGCTTGTATTAGCTGGTTTGCGGCAAGAAATGTTTAA
- the ftsE gene encoding cell division ATP-binding protein FtsE: protein MIRFDGVSKRYPNGHQGLECIDLHIPRSQMAFLTGHSGAGKSTLLKLIIAMEKPTAGQVWIGGQNLQSLWRNHIPILRRNIGVVFQDHQLLFDRTVFDNVALPLQIAGYSYRDIPRRVRASLDKVGLLNKEKQSPMALSGGEQQRVGIARAVVNKPPLLLADEPTGNLDPELSAEIMRLFTEFNQVGVTVLVASHDLSLIASMKHRVITLQEGRLLRDVTTQ from the coding sequence ATGATACGTTTTGATGGTGTAAGTAAGCGTTATCCCAACGGGCATCAAGGCTTGGAGTGTATAGATTTACATATACCTCGAAGCCAAATGGCATTTTTAACTGGGCACTCTGGGGCAGGTAAGAGTACTTTGTTAAAGCTAATTATTGCTATGGAAAAGCCTACGGCAGGTCAGGTGTGGATTGGCGGCCAAAATCTACAAAGCTTGTGGCGTAATCACATTCCTATTTTACGACGTAATATTGGAGTGGTATTTCAAGACCACCAATTACTGTTCGATCGAACTGTATTTGATAATGTGGCATTACCATTACAAATTGCAGGCTACAGTTACCGTGATATTCCGCGACGAGTAAGAGCGTCACTAGATAAAGTTGGGCTACTAAATAAAGAAAAGCAGAGCCCCATGGCACTTTCTGGTGGTGAGCAGCAACGAGTAGGGATTGCTAGGGCCGTCGTAAACAAGCCGCCACTCTTGTTAGCTGATGAGCCGACTGGGAATTTAGACCCTGAGTTGTCTGCTGAAATTATGCGACTGTTTACTGAGTTTAATCAGGTTGGCGTAACAGTATTAGTAGCAAGCCATGATTTGAGCTTAATTGCCAGTATGAAACATCGGGTGATTACCCTACAAGAAGGGCGACTACTAAGAGATGTAACAACTCAATGA
- a CDS encoding cytochrome b/b6 domain-containing protein — protein MNHWLLAVLVWALLISGFAGLGDRPPHMVARLLLTCAIVWRWLWGSHTARFSQFVKGPVAVFHYFCAIFSGNKTKVTVGHNPAGGWMVMAMLMLLTCQVITGMHLGGIIDITIIAGSAVDKLAGVTHGVVACLLVFCIAVHLIAITVYQLKGLRLVRAMVTGRLDSSDISSNREPVFASNIKVIITLVVALGLVGLLILTIN, from the coding sequence ATTAACCATTGGTTATTAGCCGTTCTGGTTTGGGCATTACTTATTTCTGGATTTGCAGGGCTGGGGGATCGGCCTCCTCATATGGTTGCAAGACTGTTATTAACTTGTGCGATTGTTTGGCGTTGGTTGTGGGGTAGTCATACCGCTCGGTTTAGTCAATTTGTAAAAGGTCCTGTCGCTGTTTTTCATTATTTCTGTGCAATTTTTAGTGGAAATAAGACTAAGGTGACTGTTGGGCATAACCCTGCTGGTGGCTGGATGGTTATGGCAATGTTGATGCTATTGACTTGTCAGGTCATCACGGGAATGCATCTTGGTGGCATCATCGATATAACAATTATTGCGGGAAGTGCTGTGGACAAACTTGCTGGCGTAACTCATGGAGTAGTAGCCTGTTTGCTAGTGTTTTGTATAGCAGTCCACTTAATAGCCATTACTGTTTACCAATTAAAAGGCCTGCGACTGGTGAGAGCAATGGTAACAGGTAGGCTGGATAGCTCTGATATTTCAAGCAATAGAGAGCCCGTTTTTGCGAGTAATATAAAAGTTATTATTACGCTGGTAGTGGCTCTTGGATTAGTAGGGCTATTAATTTTGACTATCAATTAA
- a CDS encoding MOSC domain-containing protein: MNSYTSREGLELALEIIKQSPKQEGSVKLIVCRPSVDQRKVLEVGELSLEEGLLGDNWKQRELTRSKNGMVKVDNQLNLMNSRVIEAITTDKEQWQLAGDQFYVDFDLSYENTPPGAQLLIGNAIIEVTEEPHLGCKKFADRFGMDAVKFVNSEQGKQLNLRGINAKIIKPGLVKVGSIIKKI; encoded by the coding sequence GTGAATAGTTATACATCAAGAGAGGGCCTTGAATTAGCGTTAGAAATAATTAAACAGTCACCAAAACAGGAAGGCAGTGTAAAATTAATAGTTTGTCGCCCCAGCGTTGATCAGCGTAAAGTATTAGAGGTAGGTGAACTAAGTCTAGAAGAAGGCTTGCTAGGAGATAACTGGAAACAACGAGAGCTTACCCGATCTAAAAATGGAATGGTCAAGGTTGATAACCAACTAAATTTGATGAACTCTAGAGTGATCGAAGCTATTACCACTGATAAAGAACAGTGGCAATTAGCAGGCGATCAGTTTTATGTGGATTTTGATTTAAGCTATGAAAATACGCCACCAGGTGCTCAGTTATTAATAGGTAATGCTATTATAGAAGTAACAGAAGAACCCCACTTAGGTTGTAAAAAATTTGCAGATCGATTTGGAATGGATGCAGTAAAATTTGTCAATTCCGAGCAAGGCAAGCAGTTAAACTTGCGTGGTATAAATGCAAAAATTATTAAACCAGGGTTGGTGAAAGTAGGCTCAATAATTAAGAAAATTTAA
- a CDS encoding acetyltransferase, whose translation MTIKIVAVDKTEYIEIVNVWEVSVRATHDFLTEADIQFFKPKILNEYLKAVEHLWCAKSSKGQIIGFVGVAEDNIEMLFISPESRGNGVGKLLTSYAVEQLGANKVDVNEQNTQAVGFYERLGFKVVNRSEVDGLGKPYPLLHMQL comes from the coding sequence ATGACAATAAAGATAGTAGCTGTAGATAAAACTGAATATATAGAAATAGTTAATGTATGGGAGGTATCAGTGAGAGCCACTCATGATTTTCTAACCGAAGCAGATATCCAGTTTTTTAAGCCAAAAATACTGAACGAATATCTTAAGGCTGTAGAGCATCTATGGTGTGCTAAAAGCAGTAAAGGACAAATTATTGGTTTTGTTGGTGTTGCTGAAGACAACATTGAAATGTTGTTTATTTCACCAGAAAGTAGAGGTAACGGCGTTGGTAAGCTGTTAACAAGCTATGCAGTGGAACAGTTAGGTGCTAATAAAGTCGATGTGAATGAGCAAAATACTCAAGCTGTCGGTTTTTATGAGCGATTAGGGTTTAAGGTGGTGAATCGCTCAGAGGTTGATGGGCTTGGAAAACCTTATCCATTATTACATATGCAGTTATAG
- a CDS encoding efflux RND transporter permease subunit, whose amino-acid sequence MNIAEYSIRNKVISWMFALILLLGGIFSFFQLGQLEFPEFTIKDALVVTSYPGATPQQIEEEVSVQLEDAIQQLAYIDHVTSINSAGLSQIKVEIKDTYNKDTLPQVWDELRRKVYDAQASLPPGVKPSLVVDDFGDVFGILLNITGVGYTYHDLEDYTDLLRRELVLVPGVKKVSIDGALPERVYVEISREKMTALGISMQRIFDLLKNQNVVSNAGDIFVGDESIRIHPTGEFNDVKEMERLLISSTGSEQLVYLGDIATIQRGFTDQPNKLYHLNSEPALSLGVSFMAGVNVVDVGRAVMARIDELEGDRPLGMEITSVYNQAEVVDQSVSAFLINLLEAVAIVIVVLLVFMGVRSGILMGLILLLTILGTFIVMKVMAIDLQIISLGALVIALGMLVDNAIVITEGMLIGLQKGLTKLEAAKAVVDQTKWPLLGATVIAIMAFAPIGLSADSTGEFVGSLFWVLLVALFLSWITAITLTPFFFDLFYKEVNAAETSGELYQGAFFTAYKLLLSWCLKHRLITIVAVVALLISALFGFTKVKNVFFPASTTPIFFVDYWLPEGTDIRATDKAIAQLEKEVSEVAGVVNVTAVIGGGSQRFVLPYAPEDSYSSYGQLIVNMEDLEQLEKALVQVTELLRTQHPEADFRVKKLENGPAPAAKIEARFYGENPEVLRQLAAQAINVFNADPWTDNVRHSWRNRVKVIRPELLEEQARRAGITKNTLDEALLVNFSGKVMGTYRDGTDLIPIVVRAPDKERLSASSLTELQVWSPEYSAYLPISQITSSINIDWESPLIKRRDRKRMLAVYGDPVLLSDETADSVFRRLKKQVEAIPLPDGYQLEWGGEYETATKAQASLFGSLPTGLLFMFLITVLLFNTVRQPLVIWLTVPLSLIGVVGGLLLLNKPFSFMALLGLLSLIGMLLKNGIVLVEQIKLEADSGKNCYDAIFDASVSRVRPVCMAAITTMLGMIPLIFDAFFESMAVTIIFGLGCATVLTLIVLPVLYAVFYRVKI is encoded by the coding sequence ATGAATATTGCTGAGTATTCAATTCGCAATAAAGTTATTAGCTGGATGTTTGCTTTAATTTTATTGCTGGGGGGAATTTTTTCTTTTTTTCAGCTAGGCCAGTTAGAGTTTCCAGAATTTACTATTAAAGATGCCTTGGTTGTTACCAGCTATCCTGGTGCAACGCCTCAGCAAATAGAGGAAGAAGTATCAGTTCAGTTAGAAGATGCTATCCAGCAGTTAGCGTATATTGACCATGTTACTTCTATTAACAGTGCTGGGCTTTCGCAAATTAAGGTAGAAATAAAAGATACCTATAATAAAGATACCTTGCCACAGGTGTGGGATGAGTTGCGTAGAAAAGTGTATGACGCTCAAGCCTCGCTGCCCCCTGGGGTAAAACCATCATTAGTGGTAGATGATTTTGGCGATGTGTTTGGTATTTTATTAAATATTACTGGTGTTGGTTATACCTACCACGACCTTGAAGATTATACAGATTTATTACGTCGTGAGCTGGTGTTGGTCCCTGGTGTAAAGAAAGTTTCTATTGATGGAGCCTTACCAGAGCGAGTTTATGTAGAAATATCGCGAGAAAAAATGACGGCATTAGGGATTAGTATGCAGCGCATTTTTGACCTGTTGAAAAACCAGAATGTAGTGTCTAATGCTGGTGATATCTTCGTTGGTGATGAATCAATAAGAATTCACCCCACGGGTGAGTTCAATGATGTAAAAGAAATGGAGCGCTTACTGATCAGCTCCACAGGTAGTGAACAACTAGTGTATTTAGGTGATATTGCTACCATTCAGCGAGGTTTTACAGATCAGCCGAATAAGCTTTATCACTTAAACAGTGAGCCTGCGTTATCGCTGGGTGTGTCATTTATGGCTGGCGTAAATGTGGTTGATGTAGGCCGTGCTGTAATGGCTCGCATTGATGAGTTGGAAGGTGATCGACCACTGGGGATGGAAATTACCAGTGTTTACAACCAGGCAGAAGTAGTTGATCAGTCAGTATCCGCGTTTTTAATTAACCTGTTAGAAGCCGTTGCCATTGTTATTGTGGTGCTTCTGGTTTTTATGGGGGTTCGTAGTGGCATCCTGATGGGGCTGATCCTGTTGTTGACCATTTTGGGTACCTTTATTGTAATGAAGGTAATGGCCATCGACTTGCAAATTATTTCTCTTGGCGCCCTAGTAATTGCTTTGGGAATGTTAGTTGATAATGCCATTGTTATTACTGAAGGAATGTTGATTGGCTTGCAAAAAGGATTGACTAAACTGGAAGCCGCTAAAGCCGTTGTTGATCAAACCAAATGGCCACTATTAGGAGCAACTGTAATTGCCATAATGGCATTTGCTCCAATTGGGCTTTCTGCGGACTCTACGGGAGAGTTTGTTGGCTCACTATTTTGGGTTTTACTTGTTGCACTGTTTTTAAGTTGGATTACGGCGATTACTTTAACTCCTTTCTTTTTTGATTTGTTTTATAAAGAAGTCAATGCTGCTGAAACATCAGGCGAACTTTATCAAGGTGCTTTTTTTACTGCTTATAAATTATTGCTTAGTTGGTGTTTAAAGCATCGACTCATCACCATAGTGGCTGTAGTTGCTCTACTGATTTCGGCACTATTTGGATTTACCAAAGTTAAAAATGTATTTTTTCCAGCCTCTACAACACCTATCTTCTTCGTTGATTATTGGCTGCCAGAAGGCACTGATATACGAGCTACTGATAAAGCGATTGCTCAGCTTGAAAAAGAAGTGAGTGAAGTAGCAGGTGTGGTAAATGTTACGGCAGTTATTGGTGGTGGCTCGCAACGGTTTGTGTTGCCCTATGCGCCTGAAGACAGTTACAGCAGTTACGGTCAGCTAATTGTTAATATGGAGGACCTTGAGCAGTTAGAAAAAGCGCTGGTTCAGGTAACGGAATTATTACGAACTCAGCATCCAGAGGCTGATTTTCGTGTGAAAAAACTAGAGAACGGTCCAGCGCCTGCGGCGAAAATAGAAGCCCGTTTTTATGGTGAAAATCCAGAGGTTTTGCGTCAATTGGCGGCTCAGGCAATAAACGTATTTAATGCAGACCCTTGGACAGATAATGTTCGTCATAGCTGGCGTAATAGGGTAAAAGTAATCAGGCCTGAACTATTGGAAGAACAAGCGCGACGGGCAGGAATTACGAAAAATACCTTGGATGAAGCCCTGTTGGTAAACTTCAGTGGTAAAGTGATGGGCACATACCGGGATGGAACTGATTTAATTCCTATAGTCGTAAGGGCGCCAGATAAAGAACGACTGAGTGCATCTAGTTTGACTGAGCTACAAGTATGGAGCCCAGAATATTCCGCTTATTTGCCTATATCACAAATAACCTCAAGTATTAATATTGACTGGGAAAGCCCATTAATTAAGCGGCGAGATCGCAAGCGGATGTTGGCTGTTTATGGGGATCCTGTGTTACTCAGTGATGAAACAGCAGATAGTGTATTTCGCCGACTAAAAAAACAGGTAGAAGCCATACCACTTCCTGATGGCTATCAGTTGGAATGGGGTGGCGAATATGAAACTGCAACAAAAGCTCAGGCAAGCCTGTTTGGTTCGTTACCGACAGGTTTATTGTTTATGTTTTTAATTACAGTGCTGCTGTTTAATACAGTTAGGCAACCACTGGTTATCTGGCTAACCGTGCCTTTATCGCTTATTGGCGTTGTTGGAGGACTGTTGTTATTAAATAAGCCCTTCAGTTTTATGGCGCTGTTAGGTTTATTAAGTTTAATTGGAATGCTGCTGAAAAATGGAATTGTACTAGTTGAACAAATTAAGCTGGAAGCAGACTCAGGTAAGAACTGTTACGATGCAATTTTTGATGCATCAGTTAGCCGGGTTCGCCCCGTTTGTATGGCTGCTATCACCACCATGCTAGGGATGATTCCCCTGATATTTGATGCTTTCTTTGAAAGTATGGCCGTTACCATTATTTTTGGTTTAGGGTGCGCCACTGTACTTACCCTAATTGTGCTACCTGTGTTATATGCAGTGTTTTATCGAGTGAAAATATAA
- a CDS encoding GNAT family N-acetyltransferase — MSEVVIRQATYKDASLILEFIKELARYEKAEHEVIAAEADIIETLFADTSTTQALICESDGQPIGYAVYFFNYSTWLGKNGLYLEDLYITPKKRGVGAGKAMLTYLAKQAVSHNCGRFEWSCLDWNEPAIKFYESLGAKAQNEWVGYRLSGQALLDLAES; from the coding sequence ATGTCAGAAGTAGTAATTCGTCAAGCAACGTATAAAGATGCAAGTTTAATTCTTGAGTTTATCAAGGAGCTAGCCCGATACGAAAAAGCTGAACATGAAGTGATAGCAGCAGAAGCAGATATCATTGAAACGTTATTTGCTGACACTTCGACAACTCAAGCATTAATTTGTGAAAGTGATGGGCAGCCAATAGGGTATGCTGTTTACTTTTTTAACTACTCTACCTGGTTGGGTAAAAATGGGCTATACCTTGAAGATTTATATATCACACCTAAAAAGCGCGGAGTAGGAGCTGGTAAAGCGATGTTAACCTATTTAGCTAAGCAGGCAGTATCTCACAACTGTGGTCGATTTGAGTGGAGTTGTCTTGATTGGAATGAGCCTGCTATTAAATTCTATGAGTCTTTAGGCGCTAAAGCACAAAATGAATGGGTAGGGTATCGTTTGTCTGGGCAAGCATTATTAGACTTAGCTGAGTCATAA
- the rpoH gene encoding RNA polymerase sigma factor RpoH, which produces MGTSLQTIEALTPGQNLEAYVQAVNGIAVLTAEQEKELAERLYYENDLEAARRLVLAHLRFVVHIARSYTGYGLSQADLIQEGNVGLMKAVKRFNPEMGVRLVSFAVHWVKAEMHEFILRNWRIVKVATTKAQRKLFFNLRSSKKRLAWFTNDEVNSVAKDLGVEPKTVREMESRMASQDTAFDAGVDEDDEQAYQAPAYYLEDKRYDPARQLEEADWKGAATQNLQQAMDKLDDRSRDILQHRWLNESKSTLHELAAKYSVSAERIRQLEKNALKKLKGAMVA; this is translated from the coding sequence ATGGGCACTAGTTTACAAACAATAGAAGCGCTAACCCCAGGCCAAAATCTGGAAGCTTATGTTCAAGCTGTTAACGGCATTGCTGTATTGACCGCTGAACAGGAAAAAGAGCTTGCTGAGCGACTCTATTATGAAAATGACCTAGAAGCTGCACGTCGGTTGGTGTTGGCTCATTTACGGTTTGTTGTCCATATTGCCAGAAGTTACACCGGCTACGGGCTTTCTCAAGCAGATTTGATTCAGGAAGGCAATGTTGGCCTGATGAAGGCGGTAAAGCGCTTTAATCCTGAAATGGGAGTGCGTCTGGTGTCTTTTGCTGTGCACTGGGTAAAAGCAGAAATGCATGAATTTATCCTGCGCAACTGGCGAATTGTTAAAGTTGCAACAACCAAGGCTCAACGCAAACTGTTCTTTAATTTAAGAAGCAGCAAAAAACGGTTAGCATGGTTTACGAATGATGAAGTCAACTCTGTAGCTAAAGATCTAGGTGTTGAGCCAAAAACGGTTCGCGAGATGGAAAGCCGAATGGCGAGTCAAGATACCGCTTTTGATGCAGGTGTTGATGAAGACGATGAACAGGCTTATCAGGCTCCAGCATATTACCTTGAAGATAAACGGTACGATCCTGCGCGTCAGCTAGAAGAAGCTGATTGGAAAGGGGCTGCTACTCAAAACCTGCAGCAAGCAATGGATAAACTAGATGACCGTAGCCGAGATATTTTACAGCATCGCTGGCTCAACGAAAGTAAATCCACGTTGCATGAGCTAGCAGCTAAATATAGTGTTTCAGCTGAGCGTATTCGTCAGCTAGAAAAAAATGCCTTGAAAAAATTAAAAGGTGCTATGGTTGCGTAG
- a CDS encoding MarR family winged helix-turn-helix transcriptional regulator, with amino-acid sequence MSSKKLKREDSFGWLIAVISQQMGYSLEARLKKHGLNLSLWPTLFLLWQQEGYTQTELSKACQTRNYTTTRVLDKLEALELVERRPDPESRRAFRIYLTDKGRELEPELIAEAKAVNKEYLSKLDKSQRAQLMSLMQLLIS; translated from the coding sequence GTGTCATCCAAAAAACTGAAACGTGAGGATAGCTTTGGCTGGCTAATTGCCGTAATTTCACAGCAGATGGGTTATAGTCTGGAAGCTCGGCTCAAAAAACATGGCTTGAATTTATCCTTATGGCCAACACTCTTTTTGCTATGGCAGCAAGAAGGTTATACCCAAACTGAATTATCAAAAGCTTGCCAGACTCGCAATTACACTACGACTCGTGTTTTAGATAAACTTGAAGCACTAGAGTTGGTGGAAAGAAGGCCTGACCCAGAGAGCCGGCGTGCATTTAGAATTTATTTAACTGATAAAGGACGGGAGCTGGAGCCGGAATTAATTGCCGAGGCCAAAGCAGTCAATAAGGAATATTTAAGTAAATTGGATAAAAGCCAAAGAGCACAGCTCATGTCATTGATGCAACTGCTAATCAGTTGA
- the trmB gene encoding tRNA (guanosine(46)-N7)-methyltransferase TrmB — translation MNQDQQSTKHLRQVKSYVLRAGRMTVGQQRGWDDVWPELGLTIDGGVQTMDELFGREAPLVLEIGFGMGHSLLKMAEQEPEKNFIGIEVHRPGVGSLLNEAQKAGLTNLRVYCDDAVEVLKHCIPDESIDRLQLYFPDPWHKKRHHKRRIVQPAFVQALRAKLKVNGLFHMATDWENYAEHMLEVMQEAEGFENTSTQNDYVARPNYRPITKFEKRGARLGHGVWDLVFKRIS, via the coding sequence ATGAATCAAGATCAGCAATCAACTAAGCATCTTCGGCAAGTTAAAAGCTATGTACTACGTGCAGGAAGAATGACCGTTGGGCAGCAACGTGGCTGGGACGACGTATGGCCAGAGTTGGGGCTTACCATTGATGGTGGTGTGCAAACCATGGATGAGCTGTTTGGCCGAGAGGCTCCACTGGTATTAGAAATTGGTTTTGGAATGGGCCATTCGTTGTTGAAAATGGCAGAGCAAGAACCTGAAAAAAACTTTATTGGTATTGAAGTACACCGTCCTGGGGTTGGCAGTCTATTAAATGAAGCTCAAAAAGCCGGGCTTACCAATTTGCGAGTGTATTGTGATGATGCAGTTGAGGTATTGAAGCACTGTATCCCAGATGAAAGTATTGACCGCCTCCAGTTATACTTCCCTGATCCATGGCATAAAAAGCGTCACCATAAACGCCGCATAGTGCAGCCAGCCTTTGTCCAGGCATTACGAGCTAAACTAAAAGTGAATGGGCTCTTCCATATGGCGACAGATTGGGAAAATTATGCAGAGCATATGCTTGAAGTAATGCAGGAAGCTGAAGGTTTTGAAAATACCTCGACTCAAAACGACTATGTAGCACGGCCAAACTATCGCCCTATCACTAAGTTTGAAAAACGTGGTGCTAGGTTAGGGCATGGTGTATGGGACTTAGTGTTTAAGCGCATAAGCTAG
- a CDS encoding diguanylate cyclase produces MLIEHINISGPSELLAELKAFYCELFGLVEGYRPNFSRKGYWLYSADKALIHLTESDKHYGSEKPGYLDHIAFQITGLKEFISKLKKMDIEYTVDHLADIGMTQLFFKDPADIGVEANFLYEIISSKYKQLKNTRVR; encoded by the coding sequence ATGCTTATTGAGCATATCAACATCAGTGGGCCAAGTGAGTTGTTGGCAGAGTTAAAAGCGTTTTACTGCGAGTTGTTTGGTTTGGTTGAAGGGTATCGGCCAAACTTCTCTCGAAAAGGCTATTGGTTATACTCTGCAGATAAAGCTTTGATTCACTTGACAGAAAGTGATAAGCATTATGGCAGTGAGAAGCCAGGATACTTAGATCATATCGCTTTTCAGATTACTGGGCTAAAGGAATTTATTTCTAAACTGAAAAAGATGGACATTGAGTATACTGTAGATCATTTAGCTGATATAGGAATGACTCAGTTATTTTTCAAAGACCCAGCAGATATAGGGGTTGAAGCTAATTTTTTGTACGAGATAATTTCCAGCAAATATAAGCAACTAAAAAATACCAGGGTAAGGTGA
- the ftsX gene encoding permease-like cell division protein FtsX → MNSINDLPRHRTDAIKANQDPARPANKAAKVAHPLIQLFLHHQLSMWDALKRLLKAPISTVFTWLMIALALALPAAMYIGLANVKTLGERWDGAPQLSVFLQRNVKQEQLTALTSKIKEAQIVEQITTITPEQALSQLENTGGFKGVARFLPNNPLPTVLVVKFSGQFESSDIQLLVAEWRLLPGIDVIQYDLAWVDKLNKMTAIASQFSILIAAGLALAVMLVIGNTVKLSIESRRAEIMVVKLIGATNGYVRRPFLYLGFWFGVGGGLLALILLQGLIGSLAAPVAELSTLYESDFKVMGLGLSDSLVLLGVSACLGCGGAWLICWHYLREIEPR, encoded by the coding sequence ATGAATAGTATTAATGACTTACCTCGCCACCGAACGGATGCCATCAAAGCTAACCAAGATCCAGCAAGGCCGGCCAATAAAGCAGCAAAAGTTGCTCACCCTTTGATTCAGCTTTTTCTACATCACCAGCTTTCCATGTGGGATGCCCTTAAAAGGTTGCTTAAAGCACCTATATCAACGGTTTTTACCTGGTTAATGATTGCTTTGGCTCTTGCCTTACCTGCTGCAATGTATATTGGTTTAGCTAATGTAAAAACGCTGGGAGAGCGGTGGGATGGTGCGCCCCAGCTATCAGTTTTTTTACAAAGAAATGTCAAACAAGAACAGTTGACTGCGTTAACCAGCAAAATCAAAGAAGCACAAATTGTTGAACAAATAACCACCATTACGCCTGAGCAGGCATTATCTCAGCTGGAAAATACAGGTGGTTTTAAAGGTGTTGCACGATTTTTACCCAATAATCCACTACCTACAGTTTTAGTAGTAAAGTTTAGTGGGCAGTTTGAGTCTTCCGATATTCAGCTATTAGTTGCAGAGTGGAGACTGTTACCTGGGATTGACGTTATTCAATACGACCTGGCCTGGGTTGATAAGCTAAATAAAATGACTGCTATAGCATCTCAGTTCAGCATATTAATCGCAGCAGGCTTAGCACTAGCTGTCATGTTGGTGATAGGTAATACGGTTAAGCTTTCCATAGAAAGCCGTCGTGCAGAAATCATGGTAGTTAAGCTGATTGGTGCAACTAACGGCTATGTTCGCAGACCATTTCTTTACCTAGGTTTTTGGTTTGGGGTAGGGGGTGGTCTGCTCGCTTTGATTTTGTTGCAAGGCTTAATTGGCTCGTTAGCAGCACCAGTAGCTGAGCTATCTACACTGTATGAAAGTGATTTTAAAGTAATGGGGCTAGGTTTGTCGGATAGTTTGGTTTTATTGGGTGTAAGTGCTTGCTTGGGTTGTGGTGGTGCTTGGTTGATCTGTTGGCATTATCTAAGAGAGATAGAGCCACGCTAG